The genomic interval AAGCCTTTATAAAATCCCTGTTCTGCATATTCGTTGACTTCTTCGGGCGTAATAATCTTTTCAAAGTCATCGAATGCCAAATCTATACGGGAACACTTAAACCAGAACTTCACCGACAAATCACGGAGGAATCTGCGTAGCGTTACGGGAAGGAAACAGTGCAGCGCATGGCCAGGCAATTGAACTACGATTCTGTTTGAATGAATCATCCGGTTTCTTTTATCGACATCCCAGGCAAGCTTTATTCCGAAAGGATGCCATTCGCAAGAGACCTGAAAACCCATGAATCCGTGATCATACGTTTCACACTCAAGGCCGCATAATTCATTCATGTAATACTGAAATTCTTCCAGGCGATCAAAGGGAATTGTACCTTGCAGCCAATCGACAGATATAGAACTCTGTCTTTCCCCGGCATCCATGCGGCCCAGATGTCTTTGACTGGGTATAATGGAAACCAATTTTTCGAATTTTGACTGATCGTCAATATTTTTTCCATTTACCCCCCCTAATAGAGTAGGGGGGCGGCTTCGCCGCTCTTCTTCTGCGACTCGGGGCTCGCTGCAGAAGAAGAGCGGACGGCCGCCTGCTGAATTACTCTATATTGATTGGCATGAAGAATACGTCTGCCGTTCGGGTCAAGATTGCGGAAAGTTTGGCGGCTCATTATTTAACCCTCCAACAATTTAAAGGCTGATTACGGTAATTATATGCCTGTTTTGTTAGACGGTTTATACGATCTTCCCGCCATTGAGGAAGAGTATCATAATCTCTGTACGCATAATAAAGCTGTACTAATACCTTCACATGGAGCGTTCCAATATCTAAACAATGATCACAATTACAGAAATCGAAATTCAAACAGTCCGGGCAATAATCAAACATATCTGTAACAGCACTTCCGCAGCGCGTACAACGTCCCAAGATTTTAGCACTAGAAGGAATTAAACGACCCCGATTGACATCATGAATGAGAACATTTTCACATGGTTCGGCATGATTTTCATATTCATCTAAATCAATACTGAAAAGTTCCATCATTTTGCCCCCTGAATGTCATTCGAAAGAAAGAAGGCTTTAGCGAATCCCTTGGGAGTGTTTGAACGTGCAGCGCGTCTATTTTCACCACCACCCCTTAAGCATTCTACATAACTTTCTTGCCTTCCTGATGATGTGAAAAATATATCCGGCTTAACAATCATATCACAGCCAACAAAAAGAGGTAGTGGCGGAACGAAATCACCCACAAGGCCGGTTTTCTTGGTATAATGTTCGCCATAATCGCAAGGATTAAAATACCAAGGCCGACCCAATTCAGGACGGAGTTTCCAAAGACGGCCGACCGGATTTTCCAAGGCCCAGATTTTAGGTTTAAGAGCACGAACCAAGGAAATACAGGCATCGACTATTTCAAGGCTCTTTTGCGTTCGCCCGTCTTTATCTTTTTCAACCCAGAGACGATTACAGGCTATCAAAAAATCCGTGCAAGGCGGAGCCATTAGAAGAACGTCGCAATGTGCAGGAACACCATCTCCCAAGCGAGAAAGCAACATTTCAGCCGT from Verrucomicrobia bacterium S94 carries:
- a CDS encoding DNA cytosine methyltransferase, with the protein product MIVYSVSDFSGNWSEPYKQAGYDVYRFDPKLPRRLTDGLFPWTAEMLLSRLGDGVPAHCDVLLMAPPCTDFLIACNRLWVEKDKDGRTQKSLEIVDACISLVRALKPKIWALENPVGRLWKLRPELGRPWYFNPCDYGEHYTKKTGLVGDFVPPLPLFVGCDMIVKPDIFFTSSGRQESYVECLRGGGENRRAARSNTPKGFAKAFFLSNDIQGAK